A single region of the Pseudalkalibacillus berkeleyi genome encodes:
- a CDS encoding ABC transporter ATP-binding protein — protein MIEFKQVSKTFADGFEALKNIDLHVHKGELLTLIGPSGCGKTTTMKMINRLLEPSSGEILIDEQDIKNQNPVELRRNIGYVIQQIGLFPHMTIEENVALVPKLKGWSKDKYIKRVDELLELVGLEPHIFKKRYPSELSGGQQQRIGVIRALAAEPPVVLMDEPFSALDPISREQLQDELVALQNNIHKTIVFVTHDMDEALKIADRIAIMNHGEIIQLDTPDQILRHPANQFVEEFIGEERMNKELGGKTASSLMMSKVATVKDKRGLAEALKIMKSYTVDSLMVTNSDGVLEGVLELEILEDHFGDETKKVKDVMVPVTVSATTTTPYTEIAENFAKYDVKTVPVTEDGKLVGLITKSSMMRGLAGMKQNV, from the coding sequence ATGATTGAATTTAAACAAGTCAGCAAAACGTTTGCTGATGGATTTGAAGCATTGAAAAATATTGATCTTCACGTACATAAAGGAGAACTTCTAACTCTAATTGGTCCGAGTGGATGTGGGAAGACGACAACCATGAAAATGATCAATCGACTTCTTGAACCGAGCAGTGGTGAAATTTTGATAGATGAACAAGATATCAAAAACCAAAACCCTGTGGAGCTTAGAAGAAACATAGGATACGTCATCCAACAAATCGGGTTATTTCCTCACATGACCATCGAAGAAAATGTTGCACTCGTACCGAAGCTGAAAGGTTGGTCGAAAGACAAATATATTAAGCGAGTCGATGAGCTGTTAGAGCTAGTTGGACTTGAGCCTCATATTTTCAAAAAGAGATACCCATCAGAATTAAGTGGAGGACAACAGCAAAGGATTGGTGTTATTCGTGCATTAGCAGCAGAACCGCCCGTTGTGCTAATGGATGAACCATTTAGTGCGTTAGATCCGATTAGTCGTGAACAACTACAAGATGAACTAGTTGCACTTCAAAACAACATTCATAAAACCATTGTTTTCGTCACGCATGATATGGATGAAGCGCTGAAAATTGCAGACCGAATTGCGATTATGAATCATGGTGAAATTATTCAACTAGATACACCTGATCAGATCTTAAGACACCCTGCCAATCAATTTGTAGAAGAATTCATAGGGGAAGAAAGAATGAATAAAGAGCTTGGCGGTAAGACAGCGAGCTCATTAATGATGTCTAAAGTAGCTACAGTCAAAGATAAACGCGGCTTAGCCGAGGCTTTAAAAATTATGAAAAGTTATACTGTGGATAGCTTAATGGTCACCAATAGCGATGGAGTCCTTGAAGGTGTGCTAGAGCTTGAGATTCTTGAAGACCACTTTGGTGATGAAACAAAGAAAGTAAAAGACGTCATGGTACCTGTTACAGTATCTGCTACGACTACTACACCCTATACTGAAATTGCAGAGAATTTCGCTAAGTATGATGTGAAAACTGTGCCGGTCACTGAGGATGGAAAATTAGTTGGATTGATTACAAAGTCGAGTATGATGAGAGGGCTCGCAGGCATGAAACAAAATGTTTAG
- a CDS encoding carbon starvation CstA family protein codes for MNSLVLAIVGITIFLLGYRFYSKYIADRIFRLDPNYVTPAHKYKDGVDFVPTNRFVLWGHHYSSVAGAAPIIGPAIAVYWGWLPAVLWVILGTVFAAGVHDFGTLVLSVRNKGQSVGTLANKLIGKRAKLLFLFIILILVLMVNAVFAWAIANLFVTFPASVLSIFIQIPLAIWIGYSVYKKKGSMLIPSILALAVMYGTAVLASNVPALQIDLVSWFGGKDATVMFGLNGVSMAFLVWIVVLMVYVYIASTLPVWKLLQPRDYINSHQLVIGLLILYAGVLFARPTITAPATNPDASMSVFPLLFITIACGAISGFHGLVSSGTSSKQLDKETDARFVGYAGAVGEGMLALLAIIAVTTLFSSGADFKAAYSSFAAASSGGLGNFIEGAAILASGIGIPANIAATIVAVIVISFAATSLDTSVRLMRYIIAELGTEYKIPALTKAHVATTIAVGTSAMLVLLPEGPNGFGSGGYLLWPLFGTSNQLLAGISLLLISIWLKQQGRNFMPTFIPMVFLLIMTIWAMTKQVVFDWSGLGDTDANLLLFVFGAAILGFAIWIILEALTILTKKQSPSDMDKSA; via the coding sequence ATGAATAGTTTAGTTTTGGCGATAGTTGGAATTACCATATTTTTGTTAGGATATCGATTTTATTCGAAATATATAGCAGACCGTATATTCCGTTTGGACCCGAATTACGTCACACCAGCTCATAAATATAAGGATGGGGTAGACTTTGTTCCTACAAACCGATTTGTATTATGGGGCCATCACTATAGTTCAGTAGCCGGGGCAGCTCCGATTATTGGACCAGCCATTGCAGTTTATTGGGGTTGGCTCCCTGCCGTCTTGTGGGTGATTCTAGGCACAGTATTCGCAGCTGGTGTTCACGACTTCGGAACACTCGTACTTTCTGTCAGAAATAAAGGTCAATCCGTAGGTACACTAGCAAATAAGCTAATAGGAAAGCGCGCGAAGTTATTGTTCTTATTCATCATTCTCATCCTTGTGTTAATGGTTAACGCTGTGTTTGCATGGGCAATTGCGAATCTTTTCGTGACATTCCCAGCTTCGGTATTATCTATTTTCATACAAATTCCATTAGCGATTTGGATTGGTTATTCGGTCTATAAGAAGAAAGGGAGTATGCTCATCCCTTCCATCTTGGCATTGGCAGTTATGTATGGAACGGCAGTACTGGCTTCTAATGTTCCAGCACTTCAAATCGATTTAGTCAGTTGGTTCGGAGGTAAAGATGCAACTGTCATGTTTGGCTTAAACGGTGTATCAATGGCTTTCCTTGTATGGATCGTCGTGTTGATGGTTTATGTTTATATTGCATCAACGTTGCCAGTATGGAAGTTATTACAGCCGAGGGATTATATTAATTCTCATCAATTAGTGATTGGATTATTGATTCTTTATGCAGGTGTATTATTTGCGCGTCCTACGATTACAGCACCAGCAACAAATCCAGATGCTTCTATGTCAGTGTTCCCATTGTTGTTCATTACAATTGCTTGTGGTGCGATATCAGGCTTCCACGGACTCGTTTCTTCAGGAACATCATCTAAGCAACTTGATAAAGAAACGGATGCACGTTTTGTCGGTTATGCCGGTGCTGTAGGTGAAGGTATGCTTGCACTACTTGCCATTATTGCGGTAACGACTTTATTCTCTTCAGGAGCAGATTTTAAAGCCGCTTATAGTAGCTTTGCTGCAGCAAGTAGTGGTGGATTAGGAAACTTTATTGAGGGTGCTGCGATTCTCGCTTCAGGCATTGGCATCCCAGCTAATATTGCGGCAACGATTGTAGCTGTCATTGTCATCAGCTTTGCTGCAACTTCCCTTGATACGTCCGTTCGATTGATGCGCTATATCATTGCAGAGCTTGGTACAGAATATAAAATTCCAGCACTAACGAAAGCGCATGTCGCAACAACGATCGCTGTTGGTACAAGCGCTATGCTTGTATTGCTACCTGAAGGACCAAATGGTTTTGGTTCTGGTGGATACCTATTATGGCCGTTGTTCGGGACTTCCAATCAGCTGCTTGCAGGCATCAGCTTGTTGCTCATATCCATTTGGCTCAAACAGCAAGGAAGGAATTTCATGCCTACCTTTATTCCGATGGTCTTCCTTTTGATTATGACGATTTGGGCGATGACGAAGCAGGTTGTATTTGATTGGTCAGGACTCGGTGACACCGACGCCAATCTACTACTCTTTGTTTTCGGAGCGGCAATACTCGGATTTGCAATCTGGATTATCTTAGAGGCGTTAACGATATTAACGAAAAAACAATCGCCATCAGACATGGACA
- a CDS encoding glycine betaine ABC transporter substrate-binding protein, protein MLKKIVIPFFMLILIVAGCGGNGDSGDKLVISGKKWTEQYILPHLLAEYIKGNTDYEVEVKEALGEVDVLTKAMEGGDIDMYVEYSGTGYLAVLKEEYNPDQTAEDIYEATKKGYKKEKGIVWLPPLGFENNYALAMTEETYKDLGVKTTSELAAKSDGLIIGAPPEFYERPDGMDPFVKKYDLSFKKEESLDPNLMYRAVKDGEVDVITAFTTDGRIPRFNLKTVEDDKNFFPPYYAAPIIRQEALDKFPDVEKVMKELEGKISSEDMAKMNAKVDIDNEDPKQVAIDFLKEKGLID, encoded by the coding sequence ATGTTAAAGAAGATCGTCATTCCATTTTTCATGTTAATCTTGATTGTAGCTGGTTGTGGTGGTAACGGAGACTCTGGAGACAAGCTTGTAATCTCTGGTAAAAAGTGGACAGAGCAATATATCCTTCCACACCTTCTTGCAGAATATATTAAAGGCAACACCGATTATGAAGTAGAAGTGAAGGAAGCATTAGGTGAAGTCGATGTCCTGACCAAAGCGATGGAAGGCGGAGATATTGACATGTACGTTGAGTATTCAGGTACGGGATATCTTGCAGTCTTGAAGGAAGAATATAATCCAGACCAAACAGCTGAAGACATTTATGAAGCTACGAAAAAAGGTTATAAGAAGGAAAAAGGTATCGTTTGGTTACCACCTTTAGGGTTTGAAAATAACTACGCTTTAGCGATGACGGAAGAGACGTATAAAGATCTTGGTGTAAAGACAACTTCTGAATTAGCAGCAAAATCTGATGGACTTATCATTGGAGCACCACCAGAGTTTTACGAAAGACCTGATGGAATGGATCCATTCGTTAAGAAGTACGATTTAAGTTTCAAAAAGGAAGAGAGCTTAGACCCTAACTTGATGTACAGAGCGGTTAAGGATGGAGAGGTTGATGTCATTACGGCATTTACGACAGACGGTCGAATTCCGCGTTTTAACTTGAAAACAGTTGAAGATGATAAGAATTTCTTCCCACCTTACTATGCAGCGCCAATCATTCGTCAAGAAGCTTTAGACAAGTTTCCTGATGTTGAGAAAGTGATGAAAGAGCTAGAAGGAAAGATATCGTCTGAAGACATGGCAAAAATGAATGCAAAAGTCGATATCGATAACGAAGATCCAAAACAAGTCGCAATTGACTTCCTAAAAGAAAAAGGATTAATTGATTAA
- a CDS encoding transglycosylase domain-containing protein has translation MLSRFKMRRNKQKHKQSKGYVKVLLATFLVFFLLLVTGGVTGLAFIQSAPNLTEEQLKNAQSSSIYDMNGNKVADLAGDEHRIRVSIENVPEHVKNAFIAVEDVRFKEHPGIDMKRIAGAALSNLKEGWGSEGGSTITQQVVKNTYLSPEKTIKRKVQEAYLSIKMERKYSKDQILEMYLNKIYFGNNAYGIGAAAEVYFNKHVDELTIAEAALLAGLPQRPSGYDPTRHPDKAIERRSIVLSLMNKHGFITKSEEKKAKSTKLEKLLHKKSEDPEYQSFIDYVLDELKEKGINEAQLYTGGLKIHTTLDPKAQAHTQEMLAKNDTIPYPNDDFKAGVVLTDTKTGAIRAIGGDRQTSEQKVKRGFNFATDTKRQPGSTIKPILDYGPAIEYKKWSTNHQIKDEELIIDGKEIQNWDEKHHGMVSMRKALVQSYNIPAIKTFQEVGNENALKFANQLGIPLKEAFPSHAIGGFRGGVSPLQMAGAYAAFGNKGTYTKPYTVTKIEYPNGEAKTYKAKSKKVMHQYTAYMITDMLKDVIKEGTGTLARIEGLPVAGKTGTTNAPEGVEDGSTDSWFVGYTTQYTAAVWTGYEQTSTEQYLTDQDAKISKLLFKEIMSYVSKDKETADFERPSTVEEVKIDKRNGKKASSYTPSSSIITELYVKGTDIPSAYKPVKKSKPENNKEQDQDKDKEKEKEKEKKDSEENSDDQSNEDENSNNGDDGSGEDDGSSDGDGSGDGTGSGDGDGSGDGDGSGDGDGSGDGDGSGDGDGSGDGDGSGDGDGSGDGDGSGSGDGSGSGDGDGSGDGTGSGGGDGSGDGDGSSDGSGSSSGDTSNEDNTTESGDSTGSGSSNGSNTGDSTGTEDGSTESSNTKDKTT, from the coding sequence ATGTTGTCTAGATTCAAAATGCGAAGAAATAAACAAAAACATAAACAAAGTAAGGGCTATGTAAAGGTACTCTTAGCTACCTTCTTAGTCTTCTTCCTTCTACTCGTTACGGGAGGAGTGACAGGATTAGCCTTTATACAAAGCGCACCAAACTTAACTGAAGAACAATTAAAGAACGCTCAATCTTCTTCTATATATGACATGAATGGCAACAAGGTAGCAGATCTTGCAGGGGACGAACATCGAATTAGAGTCAGTATTGAAAACGTACCTGAACACGTCAAAAATGCCTTTATTGCAGTTGAAGATGTACGTTTCAAAGAACACCCGGGAATTGATATGAAGCGGATTGCGGGAGCTGCATTATCAAACCTAAAGGAAGGCTGGGGTTCTGAAGGCGGTAGTACGATTACACAGCAAGTTGTTAAGAATACATATTTATCTCCCGAAAAAACAATTAAACGAAAAGTACAAGAGGCTTATCTATCTATAAAAATGGAAAGAAAATATTCCAAAGATCAAATCTTAGAAATGTATTTGAATAAGATTTATTTTGGAAATAATGCTTATGGGATTGGGGCAGCAGCTGAAGTTTACTTTAACAAGCATGTAGATGAGTTAACCATTGCTGAGGCTGCATTGTTAGCGGGACTCCCCCAGAGACCTAGTGGATATGATCCAACCAGACATCCTGACAAAGCAATCGAACGTAGAAGTATCGTCCTTTCACTCATGAATAAGCATGGATTTATAACCAAATCAGAAGAAAAGAAAGCAAAGTCTACAAAGCTAGAAAAACTACTTCATAAAAAATCAGAGGATCCAGAGTATCAATCTTTTATTGACTATGTCCTTGATGAGTTAAAGGAAAAAGGTATAAATGAAGCACAGCTCTACACTGGCGGCTTGAAAATCCATACAACTTTGGATCCGAAAGCCCAAGCTCATACACAAGAAATGCTAGCAAAAAATGATACGATTCCCTACCCTAACGACGACTTCAAAGCTGGCGTCGTTCTAACCGATACGAAGACAGGTGCAATTAGAGCGATTGGTGGCGACCGACAAACTTCTGAACAGAAAGTGAAACGTGGTTTTAATTTTGCCACGGATACAAAGAGGCAACCTGGATCGACGATTAAACCTATTTTGGATTATGGACCGGCAATAGAATATAAGAAATGGTCTACCAACCATCAAATAAAAGACGAAGAATTGATCATTGATGGAAAGGAAATTCAAAACTGGGATGAAAAACACCATGGTATGGTTTCAATGCGTAAAGCGCTTGTTCAATCCTATAATATTCCGGCTATTAAAACCTTCCAAGAGGTAGGAAACGAAAACGCACTCAAATTTGCAAACCAATTAGGCATCCCACTTAAGGAAGCATTCCCTTCACATGCAATAGGAGGATTTAGAGGCGGAGTATCACCACTTCAAATGGCAGGTGCATATGCTGCTTTTGGCAATAAAGGAACATACACGAAGCCTTATACAGTTACTAAGATTGAATACCCGAATGGTGAAGCGAAAACCTATAAGGCTAAATCAAAGAAAGTAATGCATCAATATACGGCATACATGATCACCGATATGTTAAAGGACGTCATTAAAGAAGGAACGGGTACACTCGCACGAATTGAAGGATTACCTGTTGCTGGAAAAACAGGTACAACAAATGCTCCCGAAGGCGTTGAGGATGGTTCGACAGATTCATGGTTTGTTGGCTATACAACACAATATACGGCAGCAGTTTGGACCGGTTATGAACAAACAAGCACAGAACAATATCTCACAGATCAAGATGCTAAAATCTCAAAACTACTATTTAAAGAGATAATGAGCTATGTATCTAAAGATAAAGAAACGGCTGATTTTGAACGACCTTCAACTGTAGAAGAAGTAAAGATTGATAAACGAAATGGTAAGAAAGCATCAAGCTATACACCAAGTTCAAGTATAATCACTGAGCTTTACGTAAAAGGAACAGATATTCCTAGTGCATACAAGCCAGTAAAAAAATCAAAACCTGAAAACAATAAAGAACAAGATCAAGATAAGGATAAAGAGAAAGAGAAAGAGAAAGAGAAAAAGGACTCAGAAGAAAACTCAGATGATCAATCTAATGAGGATGAGAATTCCAACAACGGAGATGACGGATCTGGTGAAGATGACGGATCTAGCGACGGTGATGGCTCTGGTGACGGGACTGGCTCTGGTGACGGTGACGGCTCTGGTGATGGTGACGGCTCCGGTGACGGCGATGGATCTGGCGACGGTGACGGCTCTGGTGACGGTGATGGATCTGGCGACGGTGACGGCTCTGGTGACGGTGACGGCTCTGGTGACGGTGACGGCTCCGGTTCTGGTGATGGATCTGGTTCTGGCGACGGTGATGGTTCTGGCGACGGGACTGGCTCTGGTGGCGGTGATGGCTCTGGTGACGGAGATGGTTCTAGTGACGGTTCTGGTTCTAGTAGTGGCGATACTTCTAATGAAGACAACACTACTGAATCTGGGGACAGCACTGGTTCTGGTTCCAGTAATGGAAGTAATACTGGAGACAGTACTGGCACTGAAGATGGTTCAACTGAAAGTTCAAACACTAAAGATAAGACAACCTAA
- a CDS encoding S8 family serine peptidase, producing the protein MKKFSSIILSLSLIVGLFFAAQSNNRVEASSIEVGETLSNVLNSAGSQFKVEAVVTYPSMPTSSQVQALDDLGLITKTYKNLPMVAVQGTAVEVESILSSGVSATSLFYNKQLDYKLRDSRQLIGVERVWNDLGYTGKGTTVAVIDSGIDATHQDLPFGDKVVQNVKFLAGSIFSGGSALYQEDVLNTDTSSGHGTHVAGTIAGLGTASDGLYKGVAPDAKLVGLGTGEAISVLWALEAFDYVLENQEKYGINVISNSWGTTGDYSPNDPINVASKKAHDAGMVVAFAAGNEGPENDTLNPYSAAPWVISVAAGTKDKKLADFSSRGIPGDNLVHPDITAPGVDIVATKSSTGLVMNTLGTTKDINYIAVEHLPYYTTASGTSMATPHISGVAALMLEANSTLTPDDVLNTLVNTAEPMAGYELHEVGAGYVDAYQAVNTVK; encoded by the coding sequence ATGAAGAAATTTAGCTCGATTATTCTAAGCTTATCTTTGATTGTTGGATTGTTCTTCGCAGCACAGTCTAATAACCGTGTAGAAGCATCATCCATTGAAGTGGGTGAAACACTATCCAACGTATTGAACTCTGCAGGTAGTCAGTTCAAAGTGGAGGCTGTCGTCACGTATCCATCAATGCCGACAAGTTCACAAGTTCAAGCGCTTGATGACTTGGGGTTAATCACGAAAACGTACAAGAATCTCCCGATGGTAGCTGTGCAAGGAACAGCGGTTGAGGTAGAGTCAATCCTATCATCAGGTGTCAGCGCGACATCTTTATTTTATAACAAACAATTAGATTACAAGCTTCGTGACTCTAGACAATTAATTGGAGTCGAGCGCGTTTGGAACGACCTTGGATATACAGGAAAAGGGACAACTGTAGCTGTCATCGATAGTGGAATTGATGCGACACACCAAGATTTACCCTTTGGTGACAAAGTTGTTCAAAACGTAAAGTTTCTTGCAGGTAGCATTTTCTCTGGCGGATCTGCCTTATATCAAGAAGATGTGTTGAACACGGATACATCTTCAGGACACGGTACGCATGTAGCAGGTACGATTGCTGGGTTAGGAACAGCTAGTGATGGACTATATAAAGGCGTAGCACCAGATGCGAAACTAGTTGGACTAGGAACAGGAGAAGCTATTAGTGTGCTATGGGCACTTGAAGCATTTGATTATGTACTTGAAAATCAAGAGAAATACGGCATTAACGTAATCAGTAATAGCTGGGGCACAACTGGCGATTACTCTCCTAACGACCCGATCAATGTAGCAAGTAAGAAAGCACATGATGCTGGTATGGTTGTGGCATTCGCAGCAGGTAATGAAGGACCTGAAAACGATACTTTAAATCCTTATTCTGCAGCACCATGGGTCATCTCGGTTGCAGCTGGAACGAAAGATAAGAAGTTAGCAGACTTTTCATCTAGAGGGATTCCAGGGGATAATCTCGTTCATCCTGATATCACAGCACCTGGTGTAGATATCGTTGCCACAAAATCTTCAACAGGACTCGTTATGAACACACTAGGAACTACGAAAGATATTAATTATATTGCAGTAGAACATTTACCATATTATACAACAGCTAGTGGAACGAGTATGGCAACGCCACACATTTCTGGTGTAGCAGCGTTAATGTTAGAAGCAAACAGTACTTTGACGCCAGACGACGTGTTAAATACGTTAGTCAACACTGCTGAGCCAATGGCTGGATATGAACTCCATGAAGTCGGAGCAGGATATGTAGACGCTTATCAAGCCGTTAACACTGTGAAATAA
- a CDS encoding ABC transporter permease: MDWSKFIDTFILRWPTILEALQEHLYLSFVSIFIGILISVPLGIVISRLKKIAELVIGITAVFQTIPSLALFGFLLPVFGIGSTPAIIALMVYALLPILRNTYTGIVGVDDSLIQAGKGMGMTSGQILWKIELPLALPVIMAGIRTATVLTIGVATLATFIGAGGLGDIIYRGLSTLNNELVLAGAIPAALLAIFFDTILKGIERIVTPKGLKKQD, translated from the coding sequence ATGGATTGGAGTAAATTTATAGATACCTTCATATTAAGATGGCCTACAATTTTGGAAGCGCTACAAGAACATTTGTATTTATCATTTGTATCCATATTTATCGGAATTTTGATTTCCGTTCCTTTAGGGATCGTCATTTCAAGATTGAAGAAGATTGCTGAATTAGTGATTGGAATTACAGCGGTATTTCAAACGATTCCTAGTTTGGCCTTATTCGGATTTCTACTTCCTGTCTTTGGGATTGGTAGTACCCCTGCCATTATTGCACTGATGGTTTATGCATTATTACCTATCTTAAGAAATACATATACCGGGATCGTCGGTGTCGATGATTCACTTATCCAGGCAGGAAAAGGTATGGGTATGACATCTGGGCAAATACTATGGAAGATTGAACTGCCACTCGCATTACCTGTGATCATGGCTGGTATTCGGACAGCGACCGTATTAACGATTGGTGTTGCAACACTTGCGACTTTCATTGGGGCAGGTGGCCTAGGCGATATCATTTATAGAGGATTAAGTACATTAAATAACGAGTTAGTTCTAGCTGGTGCGATTCCTGCTGCGTTATTAGCCATCTTTTTTGATACAATTTTGAAAGGTATTGAACGAATTGTTACCCCTAAAGGGTTGAAAAAACAAGACTAG